A single region of the endosymbiont of Galathealinum brachiosum genome encodes:
- a CDS encoding MipA/OmpV family protein has product MKNYNVFIYRLYNKVTKFISRSIFTMKKSLIIFILLICNNAFADKTYWELGAGVTALNTALYPGSDEDKNFVIPFPYFRIQSDNFEIDDGIRGFLFESPDLRINISGGLGVPVNSEDSTARSGMPDLDTILEIGPSLELIFSGGRKKPHEFRLELPLRTAFSTDLKSADNAGWLIEPRLTYETLRPFKTGWAYQVSTGLRYASDDYHAYYYDVPAAFATTERNEYHADGGYSGAFVDLVGNWRQDDLIYFAFVRYQNLSGAAYEDSPLVDDTNYFSMGVGIMWIFAHSKN; this is encoded by the coding sequence ATGAAAAACTATAACGTTTTTATTTATAGGCTATATAATAAAGTAACAAAATTTATATCAAGATCAATATTCACCATGAAAAAAAGCTTAATAATTTTTATTCTTCTAATTTGTAACAATGCATTTGCCGATAAAACATACTGGGAATTAGGTGCAGGTGTAACCGCATTAAATACAGCACTTTATCCGGGTTCAGATGAAGACAAAAACTTCGTCATCCCTTTCCCCTATTTTCGCATTCAATCAGATAACTTTGAAATTGATGATGGTATACGCGGTTTTTTATTCGAATCACCAGATTTACGCATCAACATTAGCGGCGGCCTAGGCGTGCCGGTAAACAGTGAAGACAGTACTGCACGCAGTGGCATGCCTGACCTTGATACCATTTTAGAAATTGGACCTTCACTGGAACTAATTTTTTCAGGGGGAAGAAAAAAGCCCCATGAATTCCGACTTGAGTTACCCTTGCGCACGGCTTTTTCTACCGATTTAAAATCAGCTGACAATGCAGGCTGGCTTATTGAGCCACGTTTGACCTATGAAACATTACGACCATTTAAAACCGGCTGGGCATATCAGGTAAGTACCGGGCTGCGTTACGCTTCAGACGATTATCATGCATATTATTATGATGTACCCGCTGCATTCGCCACAACTGAACGTAATGAATATCATGCAGATGGAGGTTATAGCGGTGCTTTTGTAGATCTGGTAGGTAACTGGCGTCAGGATGATTTAATCTATTTTGCTTTTGTCAGATACCAGAATTTAAGTGGTGCTGCCTACGAAGACAGCCCTCTAGTTGACGATACAAATTATTTTTCTATGGGTGTCGGTATAATGTGGATATTTGCCCATAGTAAAAATTAA
- a CDS encoding cytochrome C — protein MHHLHAVILRFTFFILLLMNSGVASSDSLKSLLMPGKVITSHQKYEEDCEQCHDTSDKEKQGELCIQCHAHEDISADISNKKGFHGRLPTQLKTDCKHCHTEHKGREKNIVLLNLATFNHQQTDFKLKGTHKKAACSACHKSEKKYSEAPEKCIDCHKNSDVHKGKQGKKCNNCHNETNWKKTKFDHSKTDFPLKGAHKKTRCTVCHINNKYKDTPKLCINCHKINDIHTGSFGKKCNSCHNTKKWNQIKFNHNKKTDFPLYGKHKTADCNSCHTSSDLKKELPKKCYSCHKNNDEHKGRYGKKCNSCHTSSSWSKQIFNHDKKTKFSLIGKHKTTSCNQCHTGDLYKHKLKNDCYSCHKKNDVHRGKQGKKCNDCHNEKGWNNEVVFDHDLSHFPLIGMHATTQCEECHLTNDYADVKSDCNTCHAGDDVHKTRLGTNCNACHNPNSWFTWLFKHDKDTSFKLDGKHKKLGCYDCHQTKSNGKLKASKDCISCHRSRDIHNRSFGRQCGNCHNTSNFREINIKR, from the coding sequence ATGCATCACCTTCACGCTGTCATTCTTCGTTTTACTTTTTTCATTCTTCTTTTAATGAATTCAGGCGTAGCCAGTAGCGACTCATTAAAATCTCTTTTAATGCCAGGAAAAGTCATTACGTCACATCAAAAGTATGAAGAGGACTGCGAACAGTGCCATGACACATCAGACAAAGAAAAACAGGGGGAACTTTGTATTCAATGCCACGCACATGAAGATATTAGCGCTGATATTAGCAATAAAAAGGGCTTTCATGGGCGCCTGCCAACACAGTTAAAAACAGACTGCAAACATTGCCATACCGAGCATAAAGGTAGAGAAAAAAACATTGTATTACTTAACCTTGCAACCTTTAACCACCAACAAACAGATTTTAAGTTAAAAGGCACACATAAAAAGGCAGCCTGCTCCGCCTGTCATAAATCTGAAAAAAAATACTCAGAAGCACCTGAGAAATGTATTGACTGCCATAAAAACTCAGATGTACACAAGGGAAAACAGGGGAAAAAATGTAATAACTGTCACAATGAAACAAACTGGAAGAAAACAAAATTCGATCACTCTAAAACTGACTTCCCATTAAAAGGCGCTCATAAGAAAACTCGTTGCACCGTTTGCCACATAAACAACAAATACAAAGACACACCAAAATTATGTATCAACTGCCATAAAATAAATGACATCCATACTGGTAGTTTCGGAAAAAAATGTAACAGTTGCCATAACACTAAAAAATGGAACCAGATTAAATTTAATCACAACAAAAAAACTGATTTCCCTTTATACGGAAAACATAAAACTGCTGATTGCAATAGCTGCCACACTTCATCTGACCTGAAAAAAGAATTACCTAAAAAATGCTATTCCTGCCATAAAAATAACGATGAACATAAAGGCCGATACGGAAAAAAATGCAATAGTTGCCATACATCATCTTCATGGTCTAAACAGATATTTAATCACGATAAAAAAACAAAGTTCTCACTAATTGGCAAACATAAAACTACAAGCTGCAATCAATGTCATACAGGTGATCTCTATAAACACAAACTAAAAAATGATTGCTACTCCTGCCATAAAAAAAATGATGTACATAGAGGCAAACAGGGTAAAAAATGCAATGACTGCCACAATGAAAAAGGCTGGAATAATGAAGTTGTTTTTGATCATGATTTATCCCACTTCCCGCTAATTGGAATGCATGCCACCACCCAATGTGAAGAGTGTCATCTTACAAATGACTATGCGGATGTAAAATCAGACTGTAATACCTGCCATGCTGGCGATGACGTCCATAAAACCAGACTAGGTACCAACTGCAATGCCTGCCATAACCCCAACTCATGGTTCACCTGGCTATTCAAACATGATAAAGACACCAGTTTCAAACTTGATGGCAAACATAAAAAACTCGGGTGTTACGACTGCCATCAAACAAAATCAAATGGCAAATTAAAAGCATCTAAGGATTGCATCTCCTGCCATCGAAGTCGTGATATTCACAACCGGTCGTTTGGTCGACAATGTGGTAATTGCCATAACACCAGCAATTTCAGAGAAATCAACATAAAACGCTAA
- a CDS encoding pyridine nucleotide-disulfide oxidoreductase, with protein sequence MAVTQTHIETLNKKLNKNSSTLPMLNNLILKSFKFLYAHMFIIGLLITIIFGWSQRDNNYLSAETGTGYLLGIVGGSMMLILLLYPLSKRLKVLTRWIPIRYWFGIHMLFGIIGPTLILFHSNFQLGSTNSSIALFSMLLVAASGLIGRYIYTHIHHGLYGTRITLKELKLDTENNHTHLLSMVNMDDVLDSQLKIMEEKALKPYTGILASFMDVIYLGVNAKHLLVKIIYSLKNNQPADKKMVIDSVNRYTLALRHIAAFKLYERLFSLWHILHLPLFIMMIITAVIHIFAVHIY encoded by the coding sequence ATGGCAGTAACCCAGACACATATTGAGACCTTAAATAAAAAGTTAAACAAGAATTCAAGTACGTTACCTATGCTAAATAATCTGATACTGAAATCATTTAAATTTCTATATGCTCACATGTTTATTATAGGCTTGTTAATTACGATTATTTTTGGCTGGTCTCAAAGGGATAATAACTACCTGAGTGCAGAAACAGGCACTGGCTACCTGCTGGGTATTGTTGGTGGCAGCATGATGCTAATACTTTTACTGTATCCGCTCAGTAAGCGACTAAAAGTATTAACTCGTTGGATACCTATACGTTACTGGTTTGGTATTCACATGTTATTTGGCATCATTGGTCCTACCCTGATTTTATTCCATTCTAATTTTCAACTCGGATCGACCAATAGCTCCATCGCTCTTTTTAGCATGTTACTGGTAGCGGCAAGTGGTTTAATAGGCCGTTATATCTATACCCATATTCATCATGGTCTCTATGGCACACGCATAACACTAAAAGAGCTTAAACTGGACACTGAAAATAATCACACTCATCTACTCAGTATGGTGAATATGGATGATGTGCTTGATAGCCAGCTAAAAATAATGGAAGAAAAAGCACTAAAACCCTATACAGGTATACTGGCGAGTTTTATGGATGTTATCTATCTTGGTGTAAATGCAAAACATCTTTTAGTGAAGATAATTTACTCTCTAAAAAACAATCAGCCAGCTGATAAAAAAATGGTTATAGATTCAGTTAATCGCTACACACTTGCATTACGTCATATAGCCGCTTTCAAGCTATATGAACGACTTTTCTCACTGTGGCATATCTTGCACCTACCGCTATTTATTATGATGATTATTACAGCGGTAATTCATATATTTGCTGTGCATATTTACTAG
- a CDS encoding 4Fe-4S ferredoxin, which produces MFSIIWLYSLPLIVIFLFYFWKRASGHKNSQLVYDEAVASGMTEPASMHPVINHALCLGCASCVNACPEKNKNVLGVIKGKAHLINPTHCIGHGACKTACPFDAIELVFGTEKRGIDIPEVDETFQSNVPGIFISGELGGMGLIRNAVTQGVQAVDSIRKLDGTGSAQQLDLVIVGAGPSGIAAALSAMSHKLKFVILEQDSLGGTVSHYPRGKIVMTAPVDLPMIGKMQFKETTKEALMAFWEDVVKKTGLKINDRARVESISSEGNGFLVKTATEEYRSRAILLAIGRRGTPRKLGVPGEEQTKVVYRLIDPEQYRNQHVLIVGGGDSALEAAVSISEEAGTTVTIAYRSAAFSRAKEKNRNKISEAEKSGKIQVLMNSTVKQIESHKVVINTENDELCIENDAVIVCAGGILPTAFLKDSGIDVVTKYGTA; this is translated from the coding sequence ATGTTTTCCATAATTTGGCTATATAGCCTGCCGTTGATCGTTATTTTCCTGTTTTATTTCTGGAAACGAGCCAGTGGGCACAAAAATAGTCAACTTGTTTATGACGAGGCGGTGGCCTCGGGTATGACCGAACCTGCATCGATGCATCCGGTTATAAATCATGCATTGTGTCTTGGATGTGCCAGTTGTGTTAATGCCTGCCCTGAAAAAAATAAAAATGTTCTGGGAGTGATTAAAGGTAAAGCGCATTTAATTAACCCCACACATTGTATCGGGCACGGGGCATGTAAAACGGCCTGTCCATTTGATGCGATTGAATTAGTGTTTGGTACCGAGAAAAGAGGCATCGATATACCTGAGGTAGATGAAACCTTTCAAAGCAATGTGCCTGGAATATTTATATCGGGTGAATTAGGTGGTATGGGGTTAATTCGTAACGCGGTTACTCAGGGTGTGCAGGCGGTTGATTCTATTCGAAAGTTAGATGGCACTGGCAGTGCTCAGCAGCTTGATCTTGTCATTGTTGGTGCAGGTCCATCCGGTATAGCGGCGGCACTGTCTGCTATGTCGCATAAGTTAAAATTTGTAATTCTTGAACAGGATTCTCTAGGGGGAACTGTGTCGCATTACCCGAGAGGAAAAATTGTTATGACTGCACCGGTGGATTTACCGATGATTGGTAAAATGCAGTTTAAAGAAACGACAAAAGAAGCGTTAATGGCATTCTGGGAAGATGTAGTGAAAAAAACCGGTTTGAAAATAAATGATCGAGCCAGGGTGGAAAGTATAAGTTCAGAAGGTAATGGCTTTCTGGTTAAAACAGCAACAGAGGAGTATCGTAGCAGGGCGATATTACTGGCTATTGGCCGTCGTGGTACTCCACGTAAACTTGGGGTGCCCGGAGAAGAGCAAACAAAAGTAGTGTATAGACTCATTGATCCTGAGCAATACCGAAATCAACATGTTCTTATTGTTGGTGGTGGTGATAGCGCGCTTGAAGCAGCTGTCAGTATTTCAGAAGAAGCGGGTACAACTGTGACAATTGCTTATCGTAGTGCAGCTTTTTCAAGGGCTAAGGAAAAAAATAGAAATAAAATTTCTGAAGCTGAAAAATCTGGAAAAATACAGGTTTTGATGAACTCTACCGTTAAGCAAATTGAATCGCATAAAGTAGTAATAAATACAGAAAATGATGAGCTTTGTATTGAAAATGATGCAGTAATAGTTTGCGCGGGTGGTATATTACCTACCGCGTTTTTAAAAGATAGTGGTATTGATGTGGTTACAAAATATGGCACGGCATAA